DNA sequence from the Vicia villosa cultivar HV-30 ecotype Madison, WI linkage group LG3, Vvil1.0, whole genome shotgun sequence genome:
CTTCCAATGGGCCTTCTGTAAGAATTAGAATCAGTTGGGGGAGAATCACCAGTTGTGGTGTACTTGTGAGATTTAGTCATTAGATTAGGGGAAGGTTTTGCGGCAAGAAGACTTGTGTCATGTATTCAAGGGCATATTTTTTTGACAAATGGAAATTCCATGAGGAAAGCAAACTACCTCAATACCAAAGAAAAATTACAGGTTACCAGAGTCCTTGATCTTGAAATTAATGTCaagttttgattttaaattttgtatttcaTTAATGTCATTTCTTGATATAATCAAGTCATCAACATGGACAAGTAAGATGGTGAATTTCTGACCATTAAGATTGGTAAAAATGGAATGAACTAATTGTGACTGGTTGTaatgaaaaaaaagaagcaaagaGGATAATTTTGTAAACCATTGCAAACTGGCCTGTTTTAAGTCATAGAGGGAATTTTGCAGCTGGTAAACTTAGCAAGGGATGGATGGAACCAATCTGGGATGTGGTGTCATGTAGACCTCTCATCTTGATCACCATGTTCATGGAGGAAGGTATTGTTCACATCGAGTTAAATTAAGTGTCAATGCTTTGAAGTTGCAGTTACCAAGAGCAATCTGATAGTTGTCAGTTTCGCAACAGGTGAGACAATGTCCATATAGTCAATGACTTCAGTTTATGTGTAACACTTTGCTACCAATCGAGCTTTGTATCTTTCAATGGAGCCATCAGCATGTCTCTTGATCTTGTACACCCATTTACACCCTATATGTTTCTTACAGAGGAAAGAGCGGTCATGATCCGAGTGTTATTGTGTTGTAAGGCTTGAAGTTTAGTGATCATGGCTTTATTCTAGCAGTCGTGTTGAGAGGATTGCTTGAATGTGATAGATTCAGTTTGAGATGTGATATTACAAATATAGTGATTGTATGTGGGGGGTAGAGAGAGTTGTTTAGGTAAAGTTGAATAGGATAGGTTGGGGTGTGTGTGGTGGTATGCTATGAAGGTGTACGGTTCTTGCAAACAAAATTATCAAATCTTTTGGGTTTATGAATGATTTTATAGGAAATTATGGAAATGACTTGAGGAGTATTTGTAATAGCAAGGGTTAAGGATTGAGGATTGGTAGATTAAGTGTTTGTAGGAAGAGGTTGGACATTTAATGGAGAGGAGAAGGGTTGTGAAGCAGACTAAATTGGTTGGGAAATAGATTAAGATTTTTTTCCATTATCTGATCTGGTTTTCTTAAAATTCTTTCTGAATTGATTATGAGCCAAATTGATGAATTGCATGATCAAGGATCTAGTCTCAAATTAGATTTTTCATGACGAAGGACTAAGTATGTCTTGTGAAGTCATCTACAGTGGTTAAAAAAATAAGAATGTCCATGGACGGATGAGGGTGTGACAGGGACCCAAATGTCCATGTGAATTAGTTTgaatattgtttttgtttttgccaTGGATGCAAATGAAAAAACATTTTTCTAAAACAATCAAAGCGTATaacgaaaataaataaataaacttaaaAGGCTAAAGATTAAAAAAGGAAGGAGTAATATAAAATTACTTTATTAAATTACATAGGATAACAATTTTGTGATAATACAATTTGTCAATTTATCggaaaaaaatataacaatttcgTGAATTTTATCGATATATTCAGATATGGAATGCAAATTATTAGACTCATTGGAAAAGAGTGGAGGAGAAAATCAGTATATTGATAGAGGACAAATTTGTTTCAATCTTGCATAATTCATCCAATAGATGAGCCCGGCTCTATTAGCTGATGCTAATGGAGTTTCATTTGAGATTATAgttgtttttcttcttttatctAATAGAGAGTATAAATTTTATTTCAATCTTTTAAGCAAATTATTGATAAATAGTCAATTTTGCATTTAGTACgtgttaaaattataaaatatcaaaTCAATTACAAATGGGAACAGAAGTCATTCATAAATACTGAATATAGCTGAAAAGGAATATGTCACTGCAATTAAGAATAAGGAGCATATTTCATCAAATTCAGTCTACCCTATTTGTTTCACAAAGCAACTGCCCTTGGAAGTATGTGTTTCTCCTTTTTAATCCTCAATTTACAACATCGTTAAGATCCTCCATACAGCCCCAAACAATGGACTGTAATGGAATTTTACACTACTTTTGTAATTCAAGCTACCAGATCTAAGTGAACCTCCgaaattaactaataaataaaaaagaaactaaaatttaCTTAACAGTTCAAAATTTAAGAAAATTATACGACGTATGGGGATGGCAGATCATCTCCATTTCTCTTGTAGATCTTTTCTCTCCGATAATACCCAAGTAACAAATAATGCTGCTACAAGGGCAACAATTGTTAGAAGAAGTAGAGCATAGCTGAAATCTTCAGTCAGTGAATCGTAAGTCCTGGAAGGAGCAATCTGAGTAAAAAATAGATCTACTCCATAGGCAAAGACGAGGGATGTAGACTCCAATTTGGCAGGCACTGTTACTATACCTCGCAGACCTTCTACTTTTAGGGAATGTGTAATATAAGACTGCATAGAGTCAAACAAAATGTGTGAATTTCAAGTTAAGTACATAAGCTTAAAGGGAAGCATGAGTACCCAGTTGGTTTCAAATGCTTTATCTAACTAGTATGCAAATGCAAGCCACAGCAAGTAAAAGCAGTGCTCAAAATGATTTCTCCGTCCTCATTATCATTTACCAGTTTACATAATGGTATATTAGGATTTAGAAACAAGTTATTAAAGTTGGGATGTCATTGTCTAACTCGCTGCCTCTGGTACACTGAGAAATTCCCCCGAGAAAGAGAAGGGACAATGTGTATTATATATAGTCAAATCAGAAATTTAACGTAGACAAAAGAGTTACCCTAAATCTCAATCATGTGATCTAATCAACAATCCAACGGTTCAAAATATGGAGAGAAAATGTGTCCCGTAATACTGATTTACTTACTAAAAGTATTCCTTAAATCTTCCTGTCGTAAAAAAAAACTTGCCACTGAGCATACAACACCACCATACCACCATTCAGAAAAGATAATCAACTAAGTTCCACACACTAATTAAAACCATGATTTTCATGTGGTAAGGTTTTATCgtgaaaatgttttttatttagttgatccatatattttttaCTCATATTTGATCCATACATCTGAAAAGGAAACATTATTATcgaatttcaatttaaaaattgtCTCAGTGCTTGGTTACAACGTTGGAGAATTTTTGACGCACTGTATAGGTGCTGGATACAAATGGATAATAAAAGTGGAATTTAGAAAATCAAAATCAAGGATTTCAGCTTTGATTGGCTTATGAAGTGTAATGCTTTTGTCAgcaccatgattctgccaaaatTGCTAAATCTTTTTGTGGCCAGACAGTTCACTGTCATGGGAATTTTCAGAAGAGCGAGGCAAAATGGAAGTAGATCAAATGAGGAAAAGGGAAGAAAGGAGAAGAATGGTCAGAACGACAGGAAGAAACgctgaagaaaaagaagaagataagAATGACAGATAGATTTAAGGAATAAGTTGAGTAACTAATAAATCGGTATCACGTGACACATTTTAAACTTTTGGTTTCCAGATTTTTAAACCATTGGACTGATTAGATCAAATGGTTGGCATATTATGTACTCATCCGTTCAAAATTGTCATCCAAAACATGTCCCCCAACCCATCCCCCCAATATACTCTGCCTCCCTGATCAGAAGCATTTAGATTTTGTGATATAAGAAAGAAATATGTCAACTTTCCATTGCCTTTAATTACACTCAATAAAttgctattaaaaaaataaacaaggaTGTTATTTTGGCATGTATCATACATAACAAAGAAACTTCAGATGAAAATATACCTGAGAAATGATCGGTAATGAATCAGTAAGAGGAATAATTCCTTCTTCTTTCTCAGCTTGTGAGGGATTGAGAGTCCGCCGGGGATCCAAAAATCGTTTATCAAGTGCCAAAACCTGcagtaacaatacaaaatacaatAAGAATGTCATTAGATTGAATTGAAGAATCgaattaaaatgagaaaacagCAGATTGTTTTTCATCTCAAGCTTCAGCCATGCAAATAATTCCTACCTGATCACCAATTGTTCCAATAAGAAGCTGCTTCGAGGTTATACCCTTAGCAGTTGAAGTCACTTCAATGGCTTTTACAGAGTGAGTAAAGAAGTATGATTGTGATTTCGCTGAGATTTCTGGTCGATAATAAGAAGAGATGGGTGATGTAAGATTATGCTTCCCAAGAACAAACTTCCAAATATCTTTGTTATCCTGTGAAACATATTCCAGCATGTCACATCAGAATGAACAGACACAAACACAAGAAACAACGAACGGGTGAACATGAAAAccatgtaaaaaaaaatattataaacaaaataagtTAACAAGAACAATATTCAAATTACAATACACAAGTTAGCTGACATACCGCCCGAGACTGGTCATAGACCTCGATAACTGACATCTCATGTCTATGAGCCCTGAGATTAAAATAGTGGTAGACAACCCAGTTTTCACTAAATACCTACAGAAATAATATTCATGTGAAGTGAGTCAAATTTATATAATACACCTTTTGAATGAGAAGGTAGCTCAAAAGCTTACAGCATGAACAGGACCCTGGCAACCATGATGGGTCATGCGATGCAATATACGACCAGTCACGGTATCAATGATATAGATGACCAATGAAGCCTCCTCTGGGGTTGCTGTTCCGATTTCTCCACTGGCTTTTGGTGCTGCATTTGCGACAAAGAGTATATTCTTTGATATATACTTGTACAGGACATCGTGGTCAGTCATAACTTTTGCTTGAGTATGAACAACCTAGATGAAACGAGAAAGAGTAACACATTTAGGAAGAAATGACCAAAGACtcaatgaaagagaaattcatTAAAAAATTTAAGCGTGTTGAAAACCTTTAATTGTCATATTATTTGTAATCATTTGTTAAATTGAAAGATAGTGACACATACACTCAAATGACTATGGAAAAACTAAAGGCATACTGATTCGGGAGCATAACCAAACTTGGATATTAAGATTGGCGAACATTACACAACTTGATTATTCATAGATCAACATCAAACCAAAAACTTAATTTCATTCTTTataattatattgatttatttatgataaaacccCCTCAACAAACAAGGAACTGTCAAGTTATGcacatttcattaaaaaaaataggcAATTTGAATAATGCATGTTTATATAACTCAGATGGGATATCAATTTTTCTAAAACATGAGGTGGTCTGTATTAGATGAAGTAGAATATAACAAAAAAATGTTCTAATAATTGAAAACCTAAAAACCAAGGCACCATACCTCATTTGATTTTCTTGTCACTGTTGCAATTATCTTTTCTGATTCAGATGGGAATACAATTGACCATAAGTCCCTGAATACAAAGCAGTATTCATCCACTACTTCATGAATGCAATTGCTCTTCAGGGCATGACCTCTAATAACACCATTATCAACCTCAACAGAGTACCAGTATACATTTGAAAACTCCCGTTTCAGAATCTCAATAGCTTCAGGAGTTCTTGGGTATAAATATGCATGTTTGTTTACGTCTATAATAAGATGCAGACGCTGTTCAGTTGAATCAGTATAAGGCAATGGAATAACTCGAGCAACGGTATGAGCAAGATTCAGAGAATCGAGTTCCTTCCCTGTGTATGCGTCAAGGAAAGAAAGAACAGTTGGTGCAGTCAAACTTGATCCACATCGCCCAACGACAAGAATAGATGGATTCTCATCCAGTGCATGATGATGTGGAACCTGCCATTGATAAATGTTAAGCCCAACTGGATGTTCACACTCTTCTGATTTACGCAGAGTATGAAGCGCCGTAGACCAAACTACATGTCCATCCCCGGTAtgcaaagcaaaaacctttcctgcCCTTGTAAGTACTATAAGCAACTTACGAAAACCATTATGATCACGAGTCATTTTGCTTTTCTCAGAACTCCTCAACCTAAGCTTTTGAATAGCTACTTTATCCTCAGGGCTTGCAATCATTAGAGTTCCTTTGAGTTTCAGCACATGTCCCTTTCAATAATAAATTGCCACATGAAAGTTCCACTATTAGAGCAGTAATTAACATTTTAACATTGAAATAAAATATATCCATAGAGACGTATCAAGTGGAAATGTGAGAGGATCTAATCTTGATGACCACACAACCATACAGTAACAGTCAAGGTTGTTTGCTTCAATACAATCTTGATCATACATTAATGTTGCATGGTCAATATTAATTCTTCTAATGAGATATACTCTCACT
Encoded proteins:
- the LOC131660060 gene encoding uncharacterized protein LOC131660060 codes for the protein MAIRVFLTLLLFLSLTNLASSIYEDQVGLMDWHQQYIGKVKHAVFHTQKTGRKRVLVSTEENVVASLDLRHGEIFWRHVLGTNDVVDGIDIALGKYVITLSSGGSILRAWNLPDGQMVWESSLQGSKESKSILNIPKNLKADKDDLILVYGKGYLHAISGIDGEILWRKDFAGESIEVNHIIQSTEVIYVAGFVGSSKFYVYELNAKNGELLKNNHITLPFGTSGESLSVPGDKFLVLDDVRSKIVTINFNNGDINYNQKPISDLVKDLSGQAVILPSRLPGLFALKINSHVLFIKMTNEGELVLVDKIDNAAAFSNALSISENQHVFAFVQYEDNKIHLSVKDVNDWNGDLLKEDLVVDHQRGNIEKIFINNYVRTDRSHGFRALMVMEDHSLLLVQQGEIVWSREDGLASVVDVTTSELPVEKDGVSVAKVEQNLFEWLKGHVLKLKGTLMIASPEDKVAIQKLRLRSSEKSKMTRDHNGFRKLLIVLTRAGKVFALHTGDGHVVWSTALHTLRKSEECEHPVGLNIYQWQVPHHHALDENPSILVVGRCGSSLTAPTVLSFLDAYTGKELDSLNLAHTVARVIPLPYTDSTEQRLHLIIDVNKHAYLYPRTPEAIEILKREFSNVYWYSVEVDNGVIRGHALKSNCIHEVVDEYCFVFRDLWSIVFPSESEKIIATVTRKSNEVVHTQAKVMTDHDVLYKYISKNILFVANAAPKASGEIGTATPEEASLVIYIIDTVTGRILHRMTHHGCQGPVHAVFSENWVVYHYFNLRAHRHEMSVIEVYDQSRADNKDIWKFVLGKHNLTSPISSYYRPEISAKSQSYFFTHSVKAIEVTSTAKGITSKQLLIGTIGDQVLALDKRFLDPRRTLNPSQAEKEEGIIPLTDSLPIISQSYITHSLKVEGLRGIVTVPAKLESTSLVFAYGVDLFFTQIAPSRTYDSLTEDFSYALLLLTIVALVAALFVTWVLSERKDLQEKWR